A window of Acidobacteriota bacterium contains these coding sequences:
- a CDS encoding outer membrane beta-barrel protein, whose amino-acid sequence MRIVRTRSLLALATSLGLAAALLVTSITPASAQNKKKAWEVYIYFGDYGSQTVPTAIQRGVVTTYRLDPTAAEYIIQDPNTTVRTVQCVICKNLGATGPNDQFLGPIASNTFTAVEACPRNSGEANANLRNGDPNSSDPFGPPVNFNDECDDDMEAKYVYNAKGIVTNHDVQVNASEFLLGMRFGYNFTRHWEAEMDLGFTKQRLDMTQNLIPILRTPVSNPADPYFQRLADFYEFTWANRDYITLGFNPVTDQADPNIIVRFTGLGEIPNVPQHRYSKNAAADIPAVLPMPSHAAETFPDVTAFVNRILLNPGALRNRANQINTNIFSNGVSAVYNFNTKPDKRLVPYLQAGIGIWQRKYDAPYKGENSNYYTYGGGARFFVNEIFSFRFDLRQIIYQQSTATITGKLGRQDLIDTLGFAQTCMRDQDPPLSQPPQECDMHYLLGFNGSGDPLPFGFSAQAAKLPPNSGAGGRASFSFVTATDNFWEARVGFDVLLGGK is encoded by the coding sequence CTACATCTACTTCGGGGACTACGGCAGCCAGACCGTCCCGACGGCCATCCAGCGCGGGGTCGTCACCACGTATCGCCTCGATCCGACGGCGGCCGAGTACATCATTCAGGACCCGAACACGACCGTCCGGACGGTGCAGTGCGTCATCTGCAAGAATCTCGGGGCGACAGGCCCGAATGATCAGTTTCTCGGGCCGATCGCGAGCAACACGTTCACCGCGGTCGAAGCCTGTCCGCGCAACAGTGGCGAGGCCAACGCCAATTTGAGAAACGGCGACCCGAACTCCTCGGATCCGTTCGGCCCCCCGGTCAACTTCAACGACGAGTGCGACGACGACATGGAGGCGAAGTACGTCTACAACGCCAAGGGGATCGTCACCAACCACGACGTCCAGGTGAACGCGAGCGAGTTCCTCCTCGGGATGCGCTTCGGCTACAACTTCACGCGCCACTGGGAGGCCGAGATGGACCTGGGGTTCACGAAACAGCGTCTCGACATGACGCAGAACCTGATCCCGATTCTCAGGACCCCGGTCTCGAACCCCGCCGACCCGTACTTCCAGCGGCTGGCCGACTTCTACGAGTTCACGTGGGCCAACCGCGACTACATCACGCTCGGGTTCAACCCCGTCACGGATCAGGCCGACCCGAACATCATCGTGCGGTTCACGGGCCTCGGGGAGATCCCGAACGTTCCGCAGCACCGCTACTCGAAGAACGCGGCGGCCGACATCCCGGCGGTGCTGCCGATGCCGAGCCACGCCGCCGAGACCTTTCCCGACGTGACCGCATTCGTCAACCGGATCCTCCTGAACCCGGGAGCCCTGCGAAACCGCGCCAACCAGATCAACACCAACATCTTCTCGAACGGCGTGAGCGCCGTCTACAACTTCAACACGAAGCCCGACAAGCGCCTCGTCCCGTATCTCCAGGCCGGCATAGGGATCTGGCAGCGGAAGTACGACGCCCCGTACAAGGGCGAGAACAGCAACTACTACACGTACGGCGGCGGGGCCCGCTTCTTCGTGAACGAGATCTTCTCCTTCCGATTCGATCTGCGGCAGATCATCTACCAGCAGTCCACGGCGACGATCACCGGCAAGCTGGGCCGGCAGGATCTGATCGACACACTCGGATTCGCCCAGACGTGCATGCGCGATCAGGATCCGCCGCTCTCGCAGCCGCCTCAGGAGTGCGACATGCACTACCTCCTCGGCTTCAACGGCAGCGGGGACCCGCTCCCGTTCGGATTTTCGGCACAGGCCGCGAAGCTTCCCCCGAACTCCGGCGCCGGCGGCCGCGCCTCGTTCTCCTTCGTCACGGCGACGGACAACTTCTGGGAAGCCCGCGTCGGGTTCGACGTCCTCCTGGGCGGGAAGTAG